In the genome of Homalodisca vitripennis isolate AUS2020 unplaced genomic scaffold, UT_GWSS_2.1 ScUCBcl_3801;HRSCAF=9557, whole genome shotgun sequence, the window CCAATCTAAAAAGCTGAGTGAGACTCAACGTAAAAAACTCGAATAAACTTCTCTTACAGTTGTTTATTACTGACTTTCAGCCATTTTTCAATTGTCGAAGACAGAGGTTTTGTTAACTTTGTGTCGGCTTTGAATCCCGCATATAAATTGCCAagtagaaaaacaatttccaatagTATGATTCCAGCTGAACATGAGAGATGCTTGAATTTTGTTCGGAATGAGTTAAACTCAGTACAAAGTGTATGTCTAACCACTGATACCTGGACTTCTACAAATGTTGAAAGTTATTTGGGTGTAACTGTCCATTACATttcagaaaattatgaaataaagtcgATATTGTTGGAATGTTCTAAAATGTCTGATTCTCACACAAGTGCTAATCTAGCAAAAGAGATCAAAAACTATTGTtgacaaaaatttcatttatttgataaGATTTTAGTCGTAGTATCAGACAATGCCAGTAACATCAAAGGGGCGGTACAAAAGGACTTGAAATTGAAGCACTTTGGTTGTTTTGCCCATACCTTAAACTTGATTCTTCAGGATGCGTTAAAGctggtaaaaatgttaattgacaaaataaaattgatagtggacttttttttaaaataaaaggagCACAAATGCAACTGAAAAAACTGTTGATATCCCAGAAAAATATGGGCCTTGAgccaaaaaaacttattcaagagGTTTCAACGAGATGGAACTCTACATTTTATATGGTTTCCAGATTTGTAGAGCTGCAGGACGCGGTAAAAACTACTatcgctttaataaataaaaatttacctgttttgtCAGAGGAAGAGTGGGGATTATGCAAAGAGCTAAGCACAATCTTACGTCCTTTTGAGGAGGTCACTTCACAGATTAGTGGGGAACGCTACGTGACAGGTAGCCAAGTGATACCCCTAACAAGAGGCCTGATGTCCGtgtgtaaaaaaatgcaaaaggagccattcaaaccagttattcaaaatattattaatgaactgCTGCATGGTCTCGAGAAACGCATGGAAAATGTTGAACACAGCAAAACAATAGCACTTGCTACTCTTTTAGATCCCAGATTCAAACTTGCTGTCTTCAAAGACGAAACTGCAAAGCAATTGATCAAAAAAACATGTACAGAACTTTTAGCTGCAATCTGGACAGAGACACATGGCAAACCTTGCACAGCAGATGATGAAGAAATTGGTAACACTCAAAACAAAGATGGCAACGTAGATTCCGCAAAATTTTCCGTCTGGGAGGACGTTGACAACATAATTGCCAAGGAGAAACCTACAGGTAAccgctttaaaattttattcataaatttagaattttcaataaattaaattagggtttttacttgtaactacacgtatttactttttgtttaactttaacgCGTTGTAAGCTTTTTGGAGTTCACTGCTATGAAGGAATTGGTTTCAGGTACGAAGACCTCCGCTGCAATTGTCGAGTTGAACCGGTACTTAGATGACAGCTATCTAGGACGGAAAAAAGATCCTATGGGCTGGTGGAAAGAGAATCAACATGTATACCCTATTATGAGCAAAttggtgaaattaaaatttaacgtcATGGCTACATCCGTCCCATGTGAACGACTTTTTTCTAAAGCAGGAAATTTTTTGACAGAACGCCGATCAAGACTGAGTTCAAAACGAGCAGAGCAGTTGCTGTTTTTGAATGGAAATCTAAATCTTCTACAGTAAAtagaaatcaaaaaatttaagttatatataagttctgcaagttaaatatatgaaattatgtaattcattttcttgcaattaaTCTTATATGAAGCCATAGTGTACAGTTTGGTTATATTgcccattttattttctaaatatgcttAATTGTGTCTTTGAATCTCCATACATTCGTGTATCTTCATTTAAtctaaagtacaatatttgacagtgtaattgtaatgtacatttgaacaatatgtttatgtatgtatatatttgtaatttataaagtgttcctatatgatttaattagaaatagcagtgttaaccattttgtttatattgtgataaatagttttttatgtatacattttgcaattataaacgtcatttgtgttactatttgttgtagttaatataagttatcagttaaatatgtatgtatacatcacagcagtacatttttatagctaaatatCACTGTCCAACGTTTTTACTTTACACTTACAAAATCTTACTTAAGTTGTAggctataattatttcaatatattttataatcaaatatgtatttcacattcgtaataattatattttagatgtaatgtatccatttaatgtattcttcatttacatactagtagtgtaactaacacgtatttaacggttttattttactgtcaattttCCGTGTAAATACCAATTTGGGCaattaaaacacgttattttttaagataaatgtattttaaagaacttttagtcttgtatataaattacttttataaaaaaagcctagggtgtgttcatttaatataataatatttacagaaacgttttatttggtttgtattattttgtctatagcttttataaagtaatccctagtgtaaattatatttaatacactaaaatatttcatttttcagtttgaaatattttaatgtttatctatAGTGTAAATGTACAATGCGCtgtgaaatgtttacattcaaacaataaaaacccgattctgtattttgtacttaattgaaccaaaagatacttttaattatctcaaaataaattatagtaactagACTAAGCAGCTAAATGACGAATTTTGTACacttaataatagtaacaaagtcCGTTAACTGAATGGTGGTCCATGTTTTAGTAACGGTATTTCAGTAACGTTCTATAGGTAACAGCCACTGGAAAACGTTATTGAACCAACGTTGCGCAATGGATAGACGAGGCGCAACGGTCAGCCGATAACAGTTGCTAAAATAACACGTTGCCGCAACCTGTTATCGGTTGGCAGAATAACGTCGCAACGCGTTGCAGCTAAACAACGACATTTTCCATCTCTAGAGTACAATACAACTTAGCGGCTTGTCTGCATGCAatgtgaaactggccatagattagattccatccataaaaagaactaatccgctgacttgaatcctaacctggttcacgaactactcctgacctagttcctgaactactAGTCCTGAGCCAGTTCAAAACAGttcaggattaaattatattattaaaattaaattttataattaaaaaaaagaacaaatacaaaaatatctatagattatacttaatacattacgTTCAATACATggtatactatattatattactaccctcattttagacctctcctatttttggacaaataccaatctatagatggccatatctcaaaaacgtacgagccaattttgatcaaactttctgtacaaattcactacatggtctaccatactaaaatacaagcctcattcttaggccacgcctatttccggagccacaataactttataggccaagtgctgacaaaaaccaatctatggacagccatatctcaaaaacgtacgagccaattttgataaaactttctgtacacattcactacatggtctactatactaaaatacaagcctcattcttaggccgcgcctatttccagagccacaataactttataggccaagtgctgacaaaaaccaatctatggatatGAATATGGTATCTTAGaacttttatgtactttttattcATTTGGCATTACCCAGGAGGCACGTGTGTAGTGGTAAAGAAATTCAATGATTGAAATGAGATTAATAATTACTTTCTTTAAAGTGATATTGTAAAACacgtaaaacttttttatttgaagtacAATGAATTATCCTTTACTGAATATTTACCATTACACGGACGCGAACAAATTTACCTCCCACCAGCTGTGTTGTTTGTATTTGTCACTCACCTTCTACAATATTTGACTCTTGGTTCAAGGAgcagccattacatgttggcgctaactgacattttttcataaaatgaggTTTTGGTGTAATAAGGTTCTAACTGACAAACTGAATGTATTCTAAACATCTGTTTTGGTTTATGTCagctgataatttaataataagcaaaataagatAGTTCTATCTGCTAAAGTCACTCTTTTACAATTGAAGAAGGTTCTAACTGCAACTTACAACCATATTGGTcccaaaaacaaatagttttagttcAATAAGGTTCCATTTGCAGATGGaaccatgttatttaaatgaattatcttTTTCAATGCAGTAAGGTTCTATCAGCTGATGTAAAAGCCTGATTCAATGTATTAAGGTTATTTTGCTTGCGGTTTTCCtagaaactgtaatattatttattgggatgttttataactaatatgagTTCCATAAACGATAGTGAAATATTAGAGGCACTAGATGATAGTGAAGATCAGTGTGCTCCAAGAAATCAGAGTTTCACTTCTGACAGGTAAGAAATCTAACCTAAAATAACCCATACTGATGTTTTGCTCTAAACCATTAACAtagataaaacaacattaaaactgGTAAATGGCTATATACCAGAATCCAAATTGAAtgctaaatttgtgtattttattcaaatagctatgattttatcaatcaaaatttctattaaagtctatagtgttttcatttggttataattccattagttttattcatgtatgttctgaattttttctttgattttagcaATGCTGGTTCAGAGAGCAATCTTGATCAATGTGTAAACAACAACTATGTTCCTACAAAGGGTGATCCCAATGAACAAGGAGATGACATCCAAGATGAACAAGTAGAAGAATATCCCACTGAATGTGTAAACATACTAGATCCAAGTAACTCAGAAATGTAAGTCGTGTTAATATaggatttcaataattttcatgaaattacaCAAACAGTCCAAAttcagtacaaattaattattaactcctATTGAGATAACCAATAACTACCTAAATATAGATAGGCTATTTGTAAAGAATAAGTACGTATTTGCATTTTCATGTTCTACGCAATAACCTACCTACCTAGGTTGTATTTATAATCTACCTAATCTAATCTGTGTTCTTTATTCCAGTAATTATGGTGAACACAATAACCTTGAGCAATATATGGAGGACATCCATGAAGAAACCGCAGAGGATAACCATGACATCATAGAGGACAATCATGATGAAATCACAGACAACAACCATGATGAAACCACAAAGGATAATTACTATGACCAACTGGCTGAGGACAACCATGATCAACTCGCTGAGGACAGTCATGACCAACTCGCTGAGGACAACCATGATAGGCAACTTTTTAGTGATGAAGGGAACATTTTTATAGTCATACCAGCAAATCAAAACTGTGACGAAGTGCAAGAagactttttaaatgtactaGATGGAACTGTAGTTACAATTATTGAAGAAGATACACAAAGCATTAATGAAGGTGATTTTGTCACAGAACTTTCTTCTAATGAATCAGTACAAACTTTGGTATTTACTCCGGACAAGTCTCCTCACCCTACTCCTGAGGACGAACAAATTCAACAGACAATCACTGAAGGCACTCCAGATGATATTGACAGCTTGCCTGTCCAGAAGAAGCCTAGGAAAAGATTACAAACTCCAGATAACTGGAAAATAAAccaaaggaaaagaaaacacCAGGCAGGGGAAGAATATATCAATCAAAAAGGTA includes:
- the LOC124372709 gene encoding zinc finger BED domain-containing protein 4-like — its product is MGLEPKKLIQEVSTRWNSTFYMVSRFVELQDAVKTTIALINKNLPVLSEEEWGLCKELSTILRPFEEVTSQISGERYVTGSQVIPLTRGLMSVCKKMQKEPFKPVIQNIINELLHGLEKRMENVEHSKTIALATLLDPRFKLAVFKDETAKQLIKKTCTELLAAIWTETHGKPCTADDEEIGNTQNKDGNVDSAKFSVWEDVDNIIAKEKPTGTKTSAAIVELNRYLDDSYLGRKKDPMGWWKENQHVYPIMSKLVKLKFNVMATSVPCERLFSKAGNFLTERRSRLSSKRAEQLLFLNGNLNLLQ